The sequence CTCATGCGGGTCGGTGCGGTCGGCATCAACAGCAGCAGTAACAGACCCAAAGAGAAAATGGCTAACTCGAACAGTACCGGCGGTGAGGCCAAGAGAGATTTGGCACTTAGCTCGCAAGGTGTGGGGGCTTCATTGGTGTCGGCAAGGGTCTGTGATGACGAGCTAGGGAGGAGAGTTTTTTCCAACGCGTGCAGGCTGGCAATGCGTTGCGTCATACAGACCAGTATGACCAGGCAAGCCAGACAGAGGAACCACTTAGCAGCGCGTTGTCTTTTAACCATTATCCTTGTTTAACCATTATCCGGGCGATTCATCTCAAAAATTATTGAGTCAGTCCCATACAGGATGAGCGCTCATCTTAGCGGCATAATCAAGATTATCAATGTCTGAACCTAAACTATCACTCAACATTACAATTAATGACCAAGGCATTTACTTAAAAAATGTAATGTAGGCGACACATTTACAGGTATCATGTCGGCGGCCCGCCCTATCGCTGGCTAATCCCACTATTTTCCATCGTATCGTCTCCACAGCGAAGGACCGGTTATATGCAACCTTTGAACGGCCCAGGTGCCCCCCTTGCCAGTGATCGCAATGTCGCACCGACCAAGATGACCCATCAGGGCCAAGTGGACGATCAGGCACTGACTCCTGCTCAACGCACCACACTGGAAAAACTGATTGTGCGGATTATGGCTCTCAGCCCGATTAAGTCAGCCGAGATCTGGGCCGCCCTGCGTCACGATTTATCCCTTAGCAGCACCAGTGATTTGCTCGCTCGCCACTTCCAGCCAGCGGAACAACTACTGCAAACTCGCCTATTGCAGACACAGGAAAATCACGCCAATCACCAGTTACGCCAACAACTGACTGAACTGCTGCCGCAGGGTAATAATCGACAGGCGGTGAGCGACTTTATTCGCCAGAATTTTGGTCACACAGTATTAAGCCAGTTAAGCCATTTCGAATTACAGCAAGTATTAGTGCTGCTGCAATCCGGCACGCTAAATATTCCGCAGCCACAGCTGACCACCATAACTGACCGGCCACTATTACCGGCAGAACAGCAAAATATTCAATCGCTGGTGGCAAAACTCAGTGCCGTCACCGGCGAACAGCCGGCAAAAATATGGCAAGCGCTATTTGATATGGTGGGGGTGAAAAGTAGTGACCCGCTACCAGCGCGCCATTTCCAGATCCTCAGTCAGTTTTTGCAGACTAAAGTGGCTCTTAGCCAGCAAACTGCGCCGACACTGGTTAATCTGCAAACCGCGCTAAAACAGCCCGCCACTGCGCAAGAGCAGCAGTTATTGCTCGATTATAGCCAGAACCGCTTTCAGGCCAGCCCCTCGACGCCACTGACACAAGCGCAGCTGAACGATATTATCAATGTGCTATTTTCCGCCCGATTAGACCGGGCCAATGCGGCACAAAATTTAGCCGAAGACCAAAAAATCCTACAGCCACTGATTAACCCAATGATTGTCGCATTACCGCAATCAGTACAAAACTTACTGCAAAAACCGTCACTGGTGATTGTCGCGGTAGCCATAGTGATCGCCTGTTTACTAGTAATATTCCTATAAGCGCCAATCAAACCCGTTAATGGTATAAGAGTGAATAGATTTTCCGATCGCTCACAACCGATGCTGACAGGAATATAACGATGAAGATTTTGGGCCTTATTGGTGGGATGAGTTGGGAATCGACCATTCCTTATTACCGGATGATTAATCAGCAGGTTAAAGAGCAATTAGGCGGGTTGCACAGCGCCAAAATTATTCTCTACAGTGTTGATTTTCATGAAATTGAACAGCTGCAAGTTAAAGGTGACTGGCAGAGCGCGGCAAAAGTGCTGTCTGATGCTGCCGTATCATTAAAACTCGCGGGAGCTGAGGTGGTAGTGGTATGCACAAATACCATGCACAAAGTGGCCGATGATATTGAAGCCGCCAGTGGGTTGCCGTTATTACATATTGCTGATGCCACAGCCGCACAAATTAAGCAGCAAGGGATCAATAAAATAGGCTTATTGGTACCCGCTATACCATGGAGCAAGATTTCTATCGTGGCCGCTTAACTGAAAAACATGATATCGAGGTTATTACGCCAGACAGTGCTGACCGTGAAGTCATTAACCGCATTATTTATGAAGAGCTGTGTCTAGGGGTTATCAATGATATCTCCCGCCAAGAGTATCGCCGAATTATAGGAAAATTAGAGCAACAAGGTGTGCAAGGCATTATCTTTGGCTGCACTGAGATTACCCTGCTGGTGAATGCACAAGATGCCAGTGTGCCGGTCTTCGATACCACAGCTATCCATGCCAAAGCCGCCGCAGAGTATGCACTGAAACCCTAATTGTTATTAGCGGCTAGTTATTAGCGGCTAGTTATTAACGCCAATGTTATTGCCGTTGCGGTTATAGCAAGTCAGCAACGGCAAGCATGAAAATATCAGCCTCTAATAACATTTTTACCCGCAGCCTTGGCGTTATAAAGCATTTTATCCGCGCGGATTAATAATTGCTCCTGCGCTTCATTTTGCGCCAACTCGACCACGCCCAAGCTCATTGTCACGTGAATATTGCCATCCACCGGCATTACCTCAATGAGCTGTCTGATCTCCTCAGCAATGGTTTTAGCCTCGTTTAATTGCGTGTTCGGTAACACGATCATAAATTCATCGCCCCCCCAACGGCCCAAAACGTCGATTTCCCTAATATTATTCCTAATCACATCAACAATATGTGTCAGCGTTAAATCCCCGACAGAGTGGCCATATTGGTCATTAATAAATTTAAAATTATCTAAATCCAGCGAAAGCAATGATAGCGGCTGGCAAAATCGCTTAGCACGGTTATATTCATGCTTCAGAACTTTCTCCAGTAAATAGCGGTTGGCGGCTGAGGTTAATACATCGGTTTCGGAAAGGCTTTTTTTGATATCTAATTGCTGCTGTAGCTGGTAATTGATTTTACGTAACTCTGACGTTCGCTCTTCAACTAATGCTTCCAGCGTTTTGTTTTTTAGCTCTAACTTTTCAAGGCGATGTTTTTTATCATGAATATTCCGGTGAGCCCCGATCATCCTTGATACCGAACCATCGCGATTACGTTCAATCACTTTGCCGCGATCTTCAATCCAGATATAGTCGCCCTCATGAGTCCGGCAGCGATACTCTATCTGGTATCTTTCGGACTGATTATTAATATAGGCATCAAACTGAAACATGACCCGCTCAAAATCATCGGGATGGATAATTTTTTCCCACGTATGTACTGTATTTTCAAATGCATGAACAGGGTATCCCAGCATTTCATACCAACCGGAATTACGGTAAACAAATCCATTGTTTGCATTCCAATCCCAGATACCATCACTTATTACTTCCAGTATTTCATGAACAACGCGCTCGTTTAAATCGGCAATCTTCAGCTTCTGATCACTTTGATTATGGCTCATTGAACTACCCTGCTGTGTTGGTAAATTAAAAAGCAAAAATAGGTTTGTTTAATTATTGTTCTAATATTGTGAATTAACGCTTTTAGGCAGGCAAGGGGTTTTTAACGCTAAATTTGACTTTAAGCAACTAAGAGCACATTAAAAAAAAGTGAGATTTAAGCTAATACGTTAGCATTCAACCACCTACTTTTTATATTGTTATCCACTTTAGTTATTTAGTATAAGATGTTTTTATGAATAACAAGTGATCCCCTCTCATTCTTTTATACAAAAAGATAAAATTAACAAGAAAGATACGTCTCTCTGATGATGACACGCCATTTTTTGCATAAATTATATTTTATAGCGAATAAAAAAGCCCACGATCTCTCGCGGGCCTAGTTATTCAGTATCAACTAGCAGAAATATCTGCCACTGACCTTATTGCTGGTATTTACGCATAACCAGGGTGGCGTTAGTCCCACCAAAACCAAAGCTGTTAGACATCACCGTGGTCAGTTCACGTTGAGTTGGCTTGGTGACGATATTCATCCCCGCCGCTTGCTCATCCAGATTTTCAATATTGATGCTTGGTGCGATAAAACCGTGCTCAACCATCAACAGGCTGAAAATAGCTTCATGGACACCTGCGGCCCCCAGAGAGTGACCGGTCATCGCTTTGGTTGAGGAGATAGCTGGCGTGTTATCACCGAATACTTCACGAATCGCGCCCAGCTCTTTCACATCACCAACCGGTGTAGAAGTGCCGTGTACATTCATGTAGTCGATTGGAGTATCCACACCTTCCATTGCCATCTGCATGCAGCGAACTGCACCTTCACCTGATGGTGCCACCATGTCGGCACCGTCAGAGGTGGCACCGTAGCCAACAATTTCAGCATAAATGTGTGCACCACGGGCCAGAGCATGTTCCAGCTCTTCAACCACCACCATGCCACCACCGCCTGCAATCACAAAACCATCGCGGTCTTGATCATAAGTACGGGAAGCTTTGGTTGGCGTTTCATTGTATTTGGTCGACAATGCGCCCATCGCGTCGAACTCACAGGCCATCTCCCAGCACAGTTCTTCCCCACCACCGGCAAAGACCACATCCTGTTTGCCCAGTTGGATCAGCTCCAAAGCGTGGCCAATACAGTGGGCAGAAGTTGCGCAAGCGGAGCTGATGGAGTAGTTCACCCCTTTGATTTTAAAGGGTGTTGCCAGACAAGCGGAGACACCAGACGCCATGGCTTTTGTCACCATGTAAGGGCCTACGCCTTTCAGGCCGCGGGGGGTACGCATGGCATCAGAGCCGGCCACCTGGTTGCGGGGAGAACCACCACCAGAACCAACAACCAGCCCACTACGGAAATTAGAGACCTGCTCATCCGACAAACCAGAGTCTGCAATCGCTTCTTGCATCGCAAGGTAAGCATAAATTGAGGCGTCGCTCATAAAACGCAGCACTTTGCGATCAATGAGATCTTTTGGCTCAGCGGCGAGTTTTACATCGCCCCAGACATGGCTGCGCATACCTGCGTCTTTAAATTCCTGAGCGAAAGTAATGCCAGAACGGCCTTCCTGCAAAGATGCCAGAACTTCCTGCTGGTTATTACCAATGCTGGAGACAATACCCAAGCCAGTAATGACTGCACGCTTCATTCAATACCTCTTCCACTAATTTTACATTCGGGATTTTGCAACGCACTTTAGCGTACAGTTGTACGCCGAACAAGTCCGATCAGCGTAATATAGCCAGATAATTTTACAATTTGCACGCGGCGGGTCACATAGTTAGAATCGCCCCACCCCTTGAGATACGAGTCTTTTAACGTGAGCCAAGCGCCAATCCAAACTGCAACATTAAGCTGGAATGAACAGGGTACACCTGTATCGGAACAGTTTGATGACATCTATTTTTCTAATGACGATGGGCTGGAAGAGACGCACTATGTTTTTCTCAAGGGCAACGGCTTTCCGGCACGTTTTGCCCAACACCCACGGGATAACTGCATTTTTGCTGAAACCGGCTTTGGTACTGGGTTGAATTTTCTGACATTATGGCGCGATTTTGCCCAATTTAAGCAGCAAAATCCCACCGCCAAACTTCAGCGTTTGCACTATATCAGCTTCGAGAAATACCCCCTACAGATCGCCGATTTGGCGGCTGCCCATGCACGCTGGCCGGAACTGGCGACCTTTGCCGAACAGTTGCGAGCGCAATGGCCCCTGCCCCTTGCTGGCTGCCACCGTATTTTGCTGGCTGAAGGGGCTATCACGCTGGATTTGTGGTTTGGTGATGTCAATACCTTGCTGCCACAGCGGGATGCCAGCTTGAATAATCAAGTGGATGTCTGGTTCCTCGACGGCTTCGCACCCGCCAAAAATCCTGATATGTGGAATGATACCCTGTTCAGTTCGATGGCGCGTATGGCCAGATCGGGAGGCACTTTTGCCACTTTCACCGCCGCCGGATTTGTGCGCCGAGGGTTACAGCAGGCAGGATTTGAGGTCGCTAAAGTGAAAGGCTTCGGGCAAAAACGTGAAATGCTGACTGGCACCTTACCACAAAGCCTCGATACGCAATGCGCCCCTTGGTATCACCGCCCCTCTGCTGCCCATGGTGATGATATCGCAATTGTCGGCGGCGGGATTGTCACTGCATTAACCGCATTGGCTTTGCAGCGCCGTGGGGCGAAGGTCACACTCTATTGCGCCGATACACAACCGGCACAGGGGGCATCCGGTAACCGGCAAGGTGCGCTCTACCCGCTGCTGAATGGCAAAAATGATGCACTGGAGGCTTTTTTCACCAGCGCCTTTACCTTTGCCCGCCGCCAATATGACCAATTGATTGAGCAAGGTATTCGTTTTGATCACCAGTGGTGCGGTGTTAGCCAATTAGCATTTGATGAAAAAAGCCGCGGCAAGATTGATAAGATGCTGCAAAGCCAGTGGCCGGAAGCTCTCGCCCAAGGGATGAACCGCGAACAACTCAGTGCGCTGGCCGGATTAGATTGCGCCCACGATGGCATACACTACCCTGCCGGTGGCTGGCTCTGCCCATCAGATCTCACCATCGCGCTCATAGCGCTGGGACAACAAAACGGCATGGTTTGCCATTATCAGCATGAATTGCAGCAGTTAGCGCAGATTGATGGGCAGTGGCAGCTAACCTTTGCACAAGCCGCCAAACAGCATGCCACCGTGATTCTGGCAACCGGTCACCGCTTACCCGAGTGGGAACAAACTCGCCATCTGCCGCTCTCTGCCGTGCGCGGCCAGGTATCGCATATCCCCACCACGCCCGTACTCAGTCAGTTACGGCAGGTTCTGTGCTATGACGGCTACCTAACACCTGTGAACCCCGCCAATCAGCATCACTGTATTGGGGCCAGTTATCAGCGCGGCGATGTCGCCACTGATTTTCGGGCTGACGAGCAGCAAGAGAACCGCGATCGACTCTTACGCTGCTTACCACAGGTGAGTTGGCCGCAACAGGTTGATATCAGTGATAATCAGGCCCGTTGTGGGGTGCGCTGTGCTATCCGTGACCATTTACCGATGGTCGGTGCGGTGCCGGAGTACGCCGCAACTCTGGCGCAGTATCAGGATCTGCCACGCAAAATTCAGCACGGTGATGAAATAGCCCCAGCCCCAGTGTGGCCGGAGTTATTTATGGTGGGTGCATTGGGGTCACGTGGTTTATGCAGTGCGCCACTGGTGGCTGAAATTCTGGCAGCACAGATATTTGGCGAGCCGCTACCACTGGATGCCTCTACCCTGGCGGCACTGAATCCTAACCGCTTCTGGATTCGAAAATTACTGAAAGGCAGACCGGTGCAACAGAGCTAAACCCTGCTATTTCAGGGCCAAAGGTTATTTAATAGCCTGTTCCAGCAAACGATCCCACAATCCCAGCACCAAAACCTGATCCGGTGGCGATAACTCACCGGCTTTGATGGCTTTTTCCAAACTGGCTTGCACGCGGGCATGTAACTGCTCGGCGGTGTGTTCACCGAACTCTTCCGACTCCGCCACCGCTAACGTCAGATGACCGCGCAGGTAACCACCGGCAAATAAATCATCATCACTGGCGTGCTCTACCATGTCATCTATCTGCGCCAAGATGTGTGTTTCAAACTCTGCGATCATCACTCTTATCCTAATTATATCAATCTGTTATTAAACTAAATCTTCCGGGTAGGGAAATAGTTCTGGGGTCAACGGCGGTGTATTGTAAAACGATTGTAACGCCTGAATAAAGCCTGCAGGTCGTGGGGATACTCCGTTTTCCAGATGCCATAGCACCTGTTCGCGCACTTTACGCTGGAATGTGATTCGATCCGGCTCACAATCCCCGTTCAGATTGTCGCAACTGACATTGAAAGGGAAACCAGCCGCTACACAAAACATCCACTCCAGTGCCTGCGGCTTTATCTCTACCACTTCAAATTGGCTCTGGGTTAACGCATCGCGCCCATCCGGGCAGTACCAATAGCCAAAATCCACAAGCTTGCGCCGCTCTTCGCCGGCAATACACCAATGGGAGATTTCATGCATCGCGCTGGAGTAATAGCCGTGGGCGAAAACC comes from Yersinia bercovieri ATCC 43970 and encodes:
- the fabB gene encoding beta-ketoacyl-ACP synthase I, producing MKRAVITGLGIVSSIGNNQQEVLASLQEGRSGITFAQEFKDAGMRSHVWGDVKLAAEPKDLIDRKVLRFMSDASIYAYLAMQEAIADSGLSDEQVSNFRSGLVVGSGGGSPRNQVAGSDAMRTPRGLKGVGPYMVTKAMASGVSACLATPFKIKGVNYSISSACATSAHCIGHALELIQLGKQDVVFAGGGEELCWEMACEFDAMGALSTKYNETPTKASRTYDQDRDGFVIAGGGGMVVVEELEHALARGAHIYAEIVGYGATSDGADMVAPSGEGAVRCMQMAMEGVDTPIDYMNVHGTSTPVGDVKELGAIREVFGDNTPAISSTKAMTGHSLGAAGVHEAIFSLLMVEHGFIAPSINIENLDEQAAGMNIVTKPTQRELTTVMSNSFGFGGTNATLVMRKYQQ
- a CDS encoding YfcL family protein; translation: MIAEFETHILAQIDDMVEHASDDDLFAGGYLRGHLTLAVAESEEFGEHTAEQLHARVQASLEKAIKAGELSPPDQVLVLGLWDRLLEQAIK
- a CDS encoding sensor domain-containing diguanylate cyclase; its protein translation is MSHNQSDQKLKIADLNERVVHEILEVISDGIWDWNANNGFVYRNSGWYEMLGYPVHAFENTVHTWEKIIHPDDFERVMFQFDAYINNQSERYQIEYRCRTHEGDYIWIEDRGKVIERNRDGSVSRMIGAHRNIHDKKHRLEKLELKNKTLEALVEERTSELRKINYQLQQQLDIKKSLSETDVLTSAANRYLLEKVLKHEYNRAKRFCQPLSLLSLDLDNFKFINDQYGHSVGDLTLTHIVDVIRNNIREIDVLGRWGGDEFMIVLPNTQLNEAKTIAEEIRQLIEVMPVDGNIHVTMSLGVVELAQNEAQEQLLIRADKMLYNAKAAGKNVIRG
- the mnmC gene encoding bifunctional tRNA (5-methylaminomethyl-2-thiouridine)(34)-methyltransferase MnmD/FAD-dependent 5-carboxymethylaminomethyl-2-thiouridine(34) oxidoreductase MnmC; translated protein: MSQAPIQTATLSWNEQGTPVSEQFDDIYFSNDDGLEETHYVFLKGNGFPARFAQHPRDNCIFAETGFGTGLNFLTLWRDFAQFKQQNPTAKLQRLHYISFEKYPLQIADLAAAHARWPELATFAEQLRAQWPLPLAGCHRILLAEGAITLDLWFGDVNTLLPQRDASLNNQVDVWFLDGFAPAKNPDMWNDTLFSSMARMARSGGTFATFTAAGFVRRGLQQAGFEVAKVKGFGQKREMLTGTLPQSLDTQCAPWYHRPSAAHGDDIAIVGGGIVTALTALALQRRGAKVTLYCADTQPAQGASGNRQGALYPLLNGKNDALEAFFTSAFTFARRQYDQLIEQGIRFDHQWCGVSQLAFDEKSRGKIDKMLQSQWPEALAQGMNREQLSALAGLDCAHDGIHYPAGGWLCPSDLTIALIALGQQNGMVCHYQHELQQLAQIDGQWQLTFAQAAKQHATVILATGHRLPEWEQTRHLPLSAVRGQVSHIPTTPVLSQLRQVLCYDGYLTPVNPANQHHCIGASYQRGDVATDFRADEQQENRDRLLRCLPQVSWPQQVDISDNQARCGVRCAIRDHLPMVGAVPEYAATLAQYQDLPRKIQHGDEIAPAPVWPELFMVGALGSRGLCSAPLVAEILAAQIFGEPLPLDASTLAALNPNRFWIRKLLKGRPVQQS
- the flk gene encoding flagella biosynthesis regulator Flk; the encoded protein is MQPLNGPGAPLASDRNVAPTKMTHQGQVDDQALTPAQRTTLEKLIVRIMALSPIKSAEIWAALRHDLSLSSTSDLLARHFQPAEQLLQTRLLQTQENHANHQLRQQLTELLPQGNNRQAVSDFIRQNFGHTVLSQLSHFELQQVLVLLQSGTLNIPQPQLTTITDRPLLPAEQQNIQSLVAKLSAVTGEQPAKIWQALFDMVGVKSSDPLPARHFQILSQFLQTKVALSQQTAPTLVNLQTALKQPATAQEQQLLLDYSQNRFQASPSTPLTQAQLNDIINVLFSARLDRANAAQNLAEDQKILQPLINPMIVALPQSVQNLLQKPSLVIVAVAIVIACLLVIFL
- a CDS encoding elongation factor P hydroxylase; the protein is MTHHYQQLIDVFNASFSDSFNTRLVKGEDEPIYLPADDQLPYHRVVFAHGYYSSAMHEISHWCIAGEERRKLVDFGYWYCPDGRDALTQSQFEVVEIKPQALEWMFCVAAGFPFNVSCDNLNGDCEPDRITFQRKVREQVLWHLENGVSPRPAGFIQALQSFYNTPPLTPELFPYPEDLV